A section of the Armatimonadota bacterium genome encodes:
- the galT gene encoding galactose-1-phosphate uridylyltransferase, with product MPELRRDAVSGRWVIIATDRATRPTDFVRPKEEVQDLNRCPFCWGKESETPPEILALRPEGSPPNTPGWEVRVVPNKFPALRIEGVLAPTGAPLFEHMDGVGAHEVIIETPEHDTHLGLMSPEQVAKVLWVYRERYLDLDRDPRFRYALLFRNHGRSAGASLSHPHSQLIALPVLPRRAEEELEVAREYFADRARCLYCDVLAAEQRAGDRVVYENEGFVAYEPYASRFPYETWVVPKRHAASFGELRDEELWEAADALRTTLWKLHTVLENPPYNFIVHTAPYDAFPGHFYHWHIEIMPRLTQVAGFEWGTGFYINVVPPEEAARQLRAAEPVPALLASQEAAGLHGEVGS from the coding sequence GTGCCTGAGCTGCGGCGGGACGCCGTCTCCGGTCGGTGGGTGATCATCGCCACGGATCGGGCCACGCGCCCCACGGACTTCGTCCGGCCCAAGGAGGAAGTCCAGGACCTAAACCGCTGTCCCTTCTGCTGGGGCAAGGAGTCCGAGACTCCGCCCGAGATCCTGGCCCTCCGACCGGAGGGCTCTCCGCCTAATACCCCCGGTTGGGAGGTGCGGGTGGTCCCCAACAAGTTCCCGGCCCTCCGGATCGAGGGGGTACTGGCACCCACCGGTGCGCCGCTGTTCGAGCACATGGACGGCGTGGGCGCGCATGAGGTGATCATCGAGACCCCTGAACACGACACCCACCTGGGCCTCATGTCCCCAGAGCAGGTGGCCAAGGTGCTGTGGGTGTACCGGGAGCGGTACCTGGACCTCGACCGGGATCCCCGATTCCGGTACGCACTGCTGTTCCGCAACCACGGCCGCAGCGCGGGCGCAAGCCTCTCCCACCCGCACTCCCAGCTCATCGCCCTCCCAGTTCTTCCCCGCCGGGCGGAGGAGGAGCTGGAGGTGGCCCGGGAGTACTTCGCGGACCGCGCTCGCTGTCTTTATTGCGACGTGCTGGCCGCGGAGCAGCGGGCCGGGGATCGGGTGGTGTACGAGAACGAGGGCTTCGTGGCCTACGAGCCCTACGCCTCCCGCTTCCCGTACGAGACGTGGGTGGTCCCCAAACGCCATGCGGCCTCCTTCGGGGAGCTCCGGGATGAGGAGCTGTGGGAGGCCGCGGATGCCCTCCGGACCACCCTCTGGAAGCTCCACACGGTCCTCGAGAACCCCCCGTACAATTTCATCGTGCACACCGCTCCCTACGATGCCTTCCCCGGCCACTTCTACCACTGGCACATCGAGATCATGCCCAGGCTCACCCAGGTGGCCGGGTTCGAGTGGGGCACGGGCTTCTACATCAATGTGGTCCCCCCCGAGGAGGCGGCCCGGCAGCTGCGGGCCGCAGAGCCTGTGCCGGCCCTTCTCGCTTCTCAGGAGGCCGCTGGCCTCCACGGGGAGGTGGGAAGCTAG
- the glgA gene encoding glycogen synthase GlgA — MRVLFVVAEVVPFAKTGGLADVAGALPPALHDLGLDVRLLTPRYAMVDPSRHGLNRVGEVSVSIGGRAETAEVWEGNLAGKVPVWFLDHPGYYGRPGIYGEGGRDYEDNLARFTCLCRAALNWVRGYGWIPDVFHCHDWHAALLPVYMDTVEREDPALRRTATLFTIHNLAYQGIFPRDQLPVTGLSEEVYWSHLEFYGSINLMKGALLSADLLNTVSETYAREIQTPEFGYGLDGVLRMRGQDLYGVLNGVDYSVWDPQVDPYIPARYGPEDLSGKRVCKLALQAEFGLAEDPHVPLLGMVTRLVDQKGLDLVWACLDRMVAAGAQFVLLGTGDPRYEAAFTEAARRHPRRVGVRIGFDEGLAHRVEAGCDIFLMPSRFEPSGLNQLYSLRYGTVPIVRATGGLADSIVDATPEAISRGEANGFVFEAYTPDALWEAIRRALDVFRNPTLWRTLMQVGMQADFSWNRSARRYVELYERACAKKR; from the coding sequence GTGCGGGTACTCTTCGTGGTGGCCGAGGTGGTTCCCTTCGCGAAGACCGGAGGGCTTGCGGATGTGGCGGGAGCCCTCCCCCCCGCCCTACATGACCTGGGCTTGGACGTCCGTCTCCTGACACCCCGATATGCCATGGTGGATCCCAGCCGCCATGGGCTCAACCGCGTGGGGGAGGTCTCGGTATCCATCGGGGGTCGGGCGGAGACCGCGGAGGTGTGGGAGGGAAACTTGGCGGGGAAGGTCCCGGTGTGGTTCCTGGATCACCCGGGCTACTACGGCCGCCCCGGGATTTACGGGGAGGGGGGGAGGGACTATGAGGACAACCTCGCCCGGTTCACCTGCCTTTGCCGGGCTGCCCTGAACTGGGTCCGGGGGTACGGGTGGATTCCGGACGTCTTCCATTGCCACGACTGGCACGCGGCCCTCCTCCCCGTCTACATGGACACCGTGGAGCGGGAAGATCCCGCCCTCCGTCGCACGGCCACCCTCTTCACCATCCACAACCTGGCCTACCAGGGGATCTTTCCCCGGGATCAGCTCCCCGTGACCGGCCTTTCCGAGGAGGTCTACTGGTCCCACCTGGAGTTCTACGGCTCGATCAACCTCATGAAGGGAGCGCTCCTGTCTGCGGACCTCCTCAACACCGTGAGCGAGACGTATGCCCGGGAGATCCAGACGCCGGAGTTCGGGTACGGACTCGACGGCGTGCTGCGGATGCGCGGTCAGGACCTGTACGGGGTGCTGAACGGGGTGGATTACTCGGTCTGGGATCCGCAGGTTGACCCCTACATTCCCGCGCGGTACGGGCCGGAGGATCTATCGGGAAAGCGCGTCTGCAAGCTGGCCCTGCAGGCGGAGTTCGGCCTGGCGGAGGATCCGCACGTGCCGCTCCTGGGCATGGTCACACGTCTCGTGGACCAGAAGGGGCTGGATCTCGTCTGGGCGTGCCTGGACCGGATGGTGGCGGCAGGCGCGCAGTTCGTGCTGCTGGGCACCGGCGACCCCCGGTACGAGGCCGCCTTCACGGAGGCGGCCCGGCGGCACCCTCGGAGGGTAGGGGTCCGCATCGGGTTCGACGAAGGACTTGCCCACCGCGTCGAGGCAGGCTGCGACATCTTCCTCATGCCTTCTCGATTCGAGCCTTCCGGCCTCAACCAGCTGTACAGCCTCCGTTACGGAACCGTGCCCATCGTGCGGGCCACCGGAGGACTCGCGGACAGCATCGTGGACGCTACGCCGGAGGCCATCTCCCGCGGGGAGGCCAACGGGTTCGTGTTCGAGGCGTACACTCCGGATGCCCTGTGGGAGGCCATCCGTCGGGCCCTGGACGTGTTCCGGAACCCCACGCTTTGGCGTACACTGATGCAGGTCGGGATGCAGGCCGATTTCTCCTGGAACCGGTCCGCGCGCCGGTACGTGGAGCTCTACGAGCGGGCTTGTGCGAAGAAGAGGTGA
- a CDS encoding HD-GYP domain-containing protein gives MTKLSYSNYVQLRIETDNFMLALAEAVDARDPYTSQHSQRVAELCRAIARRLHLPDREVNRLYAIARVHDVGKITVRDAVLLKPGPLTPEELKEMREHVEAGARILGHLSLYRDVLDILLQHHERLDGSGYPKGLREDEILLPARILAVADAYDAMTTQRPYRPAKTPEEAVRELYRLSGKQYDLSVVRALEDELLERRMLEKPVLAATEPTPELLEAIDPDAPPAAVRVVPLRRVDPGRKSS, from the coding sequence ATGACCAAACTCTCCTACTCCAACTACGTCCAACTCCGCATCGAGACGGATAACTTCATGCTGGCCCTGGCCGAGGCCGTAGACGCCCGGGATCCCTATACGAGTCAGCACTCCCAGCGGGTGGCGGAACTGTGTCGGGCCATCGCCCGGCGCTTGCACCTTCCGGACCGCGAGGTGAACCGGCTTTACGCCATCGCCCGGGTGCATGACGTGGGCAAGATCACGGTCCGGGACGCGGTCCTTCTCAAGCCCGGGCCCCTCACCCCCGAAGAGCTCAAGGAGATGCGGGAGCACGTGGAGGCGGGTGCCCGCATCCTGGGGCATCTCAGTCTCTATCGGGACGTCCTCGACATCCTCCTGCAGCATCACGAGCGGCTGGACGGCTCCGGATACCCCAAAGGGCTGCGGGAGGACGAGATCCTCCTTCCTGCCCGTATCCTCGCGGTGGCCGATGCCTACGACGCCATGACCACCCAGCGCCCCTACCGGCCCGCCAAGACCCCAGAGGAAGCCGTGCGGGAGCTGTACCGGCTCTCGGGCAAACAGTATGATCTTTCCGTGGTGCGAGCGCTGGAGGATGAGCTTCTGGAGCGACGCATGCTCGAGAAGCCTGTTCTGGCAGCCACCGAACCGACACCGGAACTCCTGGAGGCGATTGACCCGGATGCTCCTCCTGCTGCCGTTCGCGTTGTCCCTCTGCGCCGGGTGGATCCGGGGCGGAAATCTTCGTAA
- a CDS encoding DUF5317 family protein, with product MLLLLPFALSLCAGWIRGGNLRNLAETEFRLPWAALLGILAQLLIFDPTSRLVPVRLPTVPVHILSYLLLAAFIGANRRLPGMWLIGMGVLANAVVILSNGGYMPASEEALRAAGRWTLLQEAGGTYNNSSLIGPNTHLWFLADVFAIPAGLPFANVFSLGDVLLALGILILVPSLMGARPVRPEARLVAAVAGGFLVGYLVGNIEAPAARSVVTALQPLPNPHPTETPSPRPSPSLAEPVFPPQTLYTVQVGAYRDLENAKAMVARLERDGYSARVLSGSLHRVVVGELETESQARQLAALLARSGYPTYVRRLR from the coding sequence ATGCTCCTCCTGCTGCCGTTCGCGTTGTCCCTCTGCGCCGGGTGGATCCGGGGCGGAAATCTTCGTAACCTGGCAGAGACCGAGTTTCGCCTCCCCTGGGCCGCCCTTCTGGGCATCCTGGCACAGCTTCTGATCTTCGACCCCACCTCTCGCCTGGTGCCGGTGCGGCTTCCCACCGTTCCCGTACACATCCTCTCCTACCTGCTCCTCGCGGCCTTCATCGGGGCAAACCGACGCCTCCCGGGGATGTGGCTGATCGGAATGGGAGTTTTGGCAAACGCGGTGGTGATCCTCAGCAACGGTGGATACATGCCCGCCTCCGAGGAGGCCCTTCGGGCCGCGGGCCGGTGGACGCTTCTCCAGGAGGCCGGAGGCACCTACAACAACTCCTCCCTCATCGGTCCGAACACCCACCTGTGGTTTTTGGCGGACGTCTTCGCCATCCCGGCCGGCCTGCCGTTCGCGAACGTCTTCAGCCTCGGAGACGTTCTCCTTGCCCTGGGGATCCTGATCCTGGTCCCGTCCCTCATGGGAGCCCGACCCGTGCGGCCGGAAGCCCGGCTTGTGGCGGCCGTAGCAGGGGGGTTCCTGGTGGGGTACCTGGTGGGCAACATCGAAGCCCCCGCCGCCCGCTCCGTCGTCACCGCGCTCCAACCGCTCCCCAACCCCCACCCCACCGAAACCCCTTCCCCGCGGCCATCCCCTTCTCTGGCCGAACCCGTCTTCCCCCCGCAAACCCTCTACACCGTCCAAGTCGGTGCCTACCGGGACCTCGAAAACGCCAAGGCGATGGTGGCGCGCCTGGAACGCGACGGCTACAGCGCCCGCGTCCTCTCCGGAAGCCTTCACCGCGTGGTGGTGGGGGAACTCGAGACCGAGTCTCAGGCGCGTCAGCTCGCCGCCCTCCTCGCCCGCTCCGGATATCCCACCTACGTACGCCGGCTGCGTTAG
- a CDS encoding glycerate kinase → MWRDDRWLREGEDPGLRQDAARILEVGLRAADAREGVRRVLHLEGEELRVGDRTYPLGAYDRILVVGFGKASAAMAQAVEEVLGDRISGGLVVTKEGHALPLRRLEVVEAGHPLPDARGEDAARRVLRLARQADVRDLLLCLVSGGGSALLPLPAPGLTLEDKGRTTDLLLRGGATIGELNTVRKHLSAVKGGWLAKAAHPATVVVLVLSDVLGDRLDAIASGPFAPDPTTYRDALEILERYGLLDEVPTAVRRHLERGGAGEVPETPKPGDPAFERVHTVIVGNVARAAEAAAAQALALGYHTSILTTYLEGEAREVGRVVAAMALEERRAARPLPLPACLVLGGETTVTVRGMGKGGRNQELALSAALALEGVRGVLVVSFATDGTDGPTDAAGGVVDGATVFRARACGRDPRQHLARNDAYPCLDAVGGLLRTGPTGTNVNDLVLVLIRS, encoded by the coding sequence GTGTGGCGGGACGACCGGTGGCTCCGGGAGGGTGAAGACCCGGGCCTGCGCCAGGACGCGGCCCGCATCCTCGAAGTGGGCCTGCGGGCGGCGGATGCGCGGGAAGGAGTCCGTCGGGTTTTGCATCTGGAAGGCGAAGAACTCCGGGTGGGAGACCGCACATACCCGCTTGGAGCGTACGACCGGATCCTCGTGGTGGGGTTCGGGAAAGCCAGCGCGGCCATGGCACAGGCGGTGGAGGAGGTCCTCGGAGACCGGATCTCAGGGGGTCTCGTGGTCACGAAGGAGGGACATGCTCTCCCGCTCAGGCGTCTGGAGGTGGTGGAGGCGGGGCATCCTCTTCCGGATGCACGCGGAGAGGACGCGGCGCGCAGGGTGCTCCGGCTCGCACGGCAGGCCGACGTGCGCGACCTCCTGCTCTGCCTCGTTTCGGGCGGGGGGTCGGCTTTGCTTCCGCTGCCGGCTCCAGGTCTCACGTTGGAGGACAAAGGGCGCACCACGGATCTCCTGCTCCGTGGTGGTGCCACCATTGGGGAGCTCAATACGGTGCGCAAACACCTCTCCGCCGTCAAGGGCGGCTGGCTCGCAAAAGCCGCCCATCCGGCCACGGTGGTGGTCCTGGTGCTGAGTGACGTCCTGGGCGACCGCCTCGACGCCATCGCCTCAGGCCCCTTTGCTCCGGATCCCACCACCTACCGCGACGCCCTGGAGATCCTGGAACGGTACGGTCTACTCGACGAGGTCCCCACTGCCGTGCGCCGCCACCTGGAGCGGGGGGGAGCGGGAGAAGTCCCGGAGACGCCTAAGCCGGGAGATCCGGCCTTCGAACGGGTGCACACGGTGATCGTGGGGAACGTCGCGCGAGCCGCAGAGGCGGCGGCCGCGCAGGCCCTGGCCCTCGGCTACCACACTTCAATCCTCACCACGTACCTCGAGGGCGAGGCCCGGGAGGTGGGCCGGGTGGTGGCGGCCATGGCCCTTGAGGAGCGGAGAGCTGCTCGGCCGCTACCGCTTCCCGCGTGTCTTGTGCTGGGCGGGGAGACCACGGTGACGGTGCGGGGGATGGGGAAGGGCGGGCGGAACCAGGAGCTCGCCCTGAGCGCGGCCCTGGCCCTGGAAGGGGTACGCGGGGTGCTGGTGGTGAGCTTCGCCACGGACGGTACGGACGGCCCCACGGACGCAGCGGGAGGGGTGGTGGACGGGGCCACGGTCTTCCGGGCCCGGGCGTGTGGCCGAGATCCCCGGCAGCACCTGGCCCGCAACGATGCGTATCCGTGCCTGGACGCGGTTGGCGGTCTCCTGCGTACCGGTCCCACAGGGACCAACGTGAACGACCTTGTGCTGGTCCTGATCAGGAGCTAA
- a CDS encoding glycosyltransferase yields MEGVRPALPEDARQALRRVGRADLLIGIPSYQNARTIRHVVEAAAQGARRAFPGLRTVILNADGSSTDGTPQAALSARVPAGTTVLSTPYEGPPGKGSAVRAVFEAAVLLNARACATLDADLRSIAPWWVERLAGPVIRGEAEYVAPYYVRHKYDGTITNHLAYPMTRALYGVRVRQPIGGDFAFSGAFAAHALRAPGWGGDVARFGIDIWMTTVALNEGYRVVQAYLGTKIHDPRDPAAHLGPMFRQVVGTLFSLMETYADRWRHVERSVPAPFVGEPVEAEPEPVPVDRTALMEGFRDGFPRFAGVWREVLDPETFAALAPLADRPDGPDLPGPLWARICYAFAGAFHGKRAEALLEAMVPLYFGRVAAFVRETEAMTTPQAEAVVERQAEAFESQKPYLLAVWDRR; encoded by the coding sequence ATGGAGGGTGTGAGGCCCGCACTTCCTGAGGATGCGCGGCAGGCGCTCCGGCGCGTCGGGCGGGCTGACCTGCTCATCGGCATCCCCAGCTACCAGAACGCCCGCACCATCCGGCACGTGGTGGAGGCGGCCGCTCAGGGGGCACGGCGGGCATTTCCGGGCCTCCGCACCGTGATCCTGAACGCGGACGGCTCCTCCACGGACGGTACCCCGCAGGCCGCCCTGAGCGCCCGCGTCCCCGCAGGCACCACCGTCCTCTCCACGCCGTACGAAGGACCTCCCGGAAAGGGGAGCGCGGTGCGGGCCGTCTTCGAAGCCGCGGTCCTCCTCAATGCCCGTGCCTGTGCCACCCTGGACGCGGATCTGCGGTCCATCGCGCCGTGGTGGGTAGAGCGGCTCGCGGGGCCGGTGATCCGCGGGGAGGCGGAGTATGTGGCACCGTACTACGTGCGGCATAAGTACGACGGCACCATCACCAACCACCTCGCCTATCCCATGACGCGGGCTCTGTACGGCGTGCGGGTACGCCAGCCCATCGGCGGGGACTTCGCCTTCTCCGGGGCGTTCGCGGCCCATGCCCTGCGGGCGCCCGGGTGGGGAGGAGATGTGGCGCGGTTTGGGATCGACATCTGGATGACCACCGTGGCCCTCAACGAGGGCTACCGGGTGGTCCAGGCGTACTTGGGCACCAAGATCCACGACCCCCGCGATCCTGCCGCGCACCTGGGCCCCATGTTCCGGCAGGTGGTGGGAACCCTCTTCTCCCTGATGGAGACGTATGCGGACCGGTGGCGCCACGTGGAGAGAAGCGTACCCGCGCCCTTCGTGGGCGAACCCGTGGAGGCGGAGCCCGAACCGGTTCCCGTGGATCGCACGGCCCTCATGGAGGGATTTCGGGACGGGTTCCCCAGGTTCGCAGGGGTGTGGCGGGAGGTGCTGGATCCGGAGACGTTTGCGGCCCTCGCTCCCCTGGCCGATCGTCCGGACGGCCCGGATCTTCCGGGCCCCCTCTGGGCCCGGATCTGCTACGCCTTTGCCGGGGCCTTCCACGGGAAGCGGGCCGAAGCGCTCCTGGAGGCCATGGTCCCGCTGTACTTCGGCCGGGTGGCGGCCTTCGTCCGGGAAACGGAGGCCATGACCACGCCGCAGGCGGAGGCCGTGGTGGAGCGGCAGGCGGAGGCGTTCGAATCCCAGAAGCCCTATCTCCTGGCGGTGTGGGATCGGAGGTAG
- a CDS encoding MBL fold metallo-hydrolase, with the protein MRVCVLASGSAANAILVEGGSTRILVDAGLPARATHRWLGRFGIFPARLDAILLTHEHDDHARGAGAVARTTGAVVLANERTLRACAHVGRRHERFENLRSFRVGELLVEAIPVSHDAADPVAFVIEAQGKRVVIATDLGGADEVLLERAAGADLVLLEANYDLGLLAVSPYPTSVKRRLIGSRGHLSNDAAARLSVRLHTGTHQRVVLVHLSAVNNLAPLARDVVAAALRREGIDRVAVEAIRPNTGGMGWRV; encoded by the coding sequence ATGCGGGTGTGCGTACTGGCGAGCGGGAGCGCGGCGAACGCCATCCTGGTGGAGGGCGGCTCCACCCGGATCCTGGTGGACGCGGGTCTGCCCGCCCGGGCCACGCACCGGTGGCTCGGGCGGTTCGGGATCTTCCCCGCACGGCTGGACGCCATCCTGCTGACCCACGAACACGACGACCACGCACGGGGCGCCGGCGCCGTGGCCCGGACCACCGGCGCCGTGGTGCTGGCGAACGAACGGACCCTGCGGGCCTGCGCGCATGTGGGACGCCGGCACGAGCGGTTCGAGAACCTGCGATCCTTCCGGGTGGGAGAGCTCCTGGTGGAGGCGATCCCCGTCTCACACGACGCCGCGGACCCCGTGGCCTTCGTCATCGAGGCACAGGGGAAGCGGGTGGTGATCGCCACGGACCTGGGAGGAGCGGACGAGGTCCTTCTGGAGCGGGCCGCGGGCGCGGACCTGGTGCTGCTCGAGGCCAACTACGACCTGGGACTGCTCGCGGTGAGCCCCTATCCGACGTCGGTGAAGCGCCGGCTCATCGGTTCCCGGGGCCACCTAAGCAACGACGCCGCCGCCCGGCTGAGCGTGCGGCTCCACACCGGGACGCATCAGCGGGTGGTCCTCGTGCACCTCAGCGCGGTCAATAACCTCGCGCCCCTCGCCCGGGACGTGGTGGCCGCGGCCCTGCGGCGGGAGGGGATCGACCGGGTGGCGGTGGAGGCCATTCGGCCCAACACGGGAGGCATGGGATGGAGGGTGTGA
- a CDS encoding glycosyltransferase family 4 protein — protein sequence MEIAILHYTAPPVVGGVEAIVAEHARLLRAAGYRVRILAGRGGRGEGTTPMPLLYGRHPEVRAAHRALERGDPHRFERVRDRIAGDLAPYVRNCVLLVHNVFTVDKNLPLTAALHRLLDRHPEARMVAWTHDLSWADPVRAPRLRPEYPWSLLRTPRPQVCYVAISEAVQRLLVRTLGLRPEDVSVIPPGVSLESLHPLQPRIRQLVNRLRMWERFPVLLAPVRITRRKNLEMAVRITAALRAAGTDPLLVVTGPPGAHTATNRDYLGDLKALRDALGLGSHCVFLAELGLRCTSRMIGDLYFLADAVLLTSVQEGFGLPVAEAALARVPVFCTAIPATEEVAGPHARFFRLQDPPEEIARRILTHLTRNPQSALRRRVLERFTWDRIFRERMQPLLDRLLRSAPAGR from the coding sequence ATGGAGATCGCGATCCTCCACTACACGGCCCCGCCCGTGGTGGGCGGGGTGGAGGCCATCGTGGCCGAGCACGCCCGCCTGTTGCGCGCGGCGGGATACCGGGTCCGGATCCTCGCGGGCCGGGGTGGGAGGGGGGAGGGAACCACCCCGATGCCGCTCCTCTACGGCCGCCATCCGGAGGTCCGGGCCGCGCACCGGGCCCTGGAACGGGGAGATCCGCACCGGTTTGAGCGGGTCCGGGACCGGATCGCGGGAGACCTCGCCCCGTACGTCCGGAATTGTGTTCTCCTCGTGCACAACGTCTTCACCGTGGACAAGAACCTACCCCTCACCGCGGCCTTGCACCGGCTCCTGGACCGCCACCCAGAGGCCCGGATGGTTGCCTGGACCCACGACCTCAGCTGGGCGGACCCCGTGCGTGCCCCCCGCCTGCGGCCGGAATACCCGTGGAGTCTACTGCGGACGCCGCGGCCGCAGGTGTGCTATGTGGCCATCAGCGAGGCGGTGCAGAGGCTCCTGGTCCGGACTCTGGGGCTTCGCCCTGAGGACGTCTCCGTGATCCCGCCCGGGGTTTCCCTCGAGTCCCTGCACCCCCTGCAGCCGCGGATCCGGCAGCTCGTGAACCGGTTGCGGATGTGGGAGCGCTTCCCCGTGCTCCTGGCCCCCGTGCGCATCACCCGGCGCAAGAACCTGGAGATGGCGGTGCGTATCACCGCGGCCCTCCGGGCCGCGGGCACGGATCCGCTCCTCGTGGTCACAGGGCCCCCCGGAGCCCACACCGCGACCAACCGAGACTACCTCGGGGACCTGAAGGCGCTGCGGGACGCGCTCGGCTTGGGTTCGCACTGCGTGTTCCTGGCAGAGCTCGGGCTGCGGTGTACCTCGCGCATGATCGGGGATCTGTACTTTCTGGCGGATGCGGTGCTCCTCACGAGCGTGCAGGAGGGGTTCGGGCTGCCCGTGGCGGAGGCGGCCCTCGCGCGTGTGCCGGTCTTCTGCACCGCCATTCCCGCCACGGAGGAGGTGGCGGGGCCGCACGCGCGCTTCTTCCGCCTTCAGGATCCACCGGAGGAGATCGCCCGGAGGATCCTCACGCACCTCACCCGGAACCCTCAAAGCGCCCTGCGCCGCAGGGTCCTGGAGCGATTCACCTGGGACCGGATCTTCCGGGAACGGATGCAGCCGCTCCTGGACCGGCTCCTGCGCTCCGCGCCCGCGGGGCGGTAG
- the moaA gene encoding GTP 3',8-cyclase MoaA produces the protein MLDQYGRPIRDLRISLTDRCNLRCVYCMPEEGISFLPREGLMRVDEILTLTRIAAELGVVKVRLTGGEPTVRPDLVDIVRGIAQIPGIRDIAMTTNGVRLRTLAGPLARAGLRRVNVSLDTLNPEVFARITRGGRLQDVLEGLRAAEEAGLVPIKVNAVVVRGFNDEEVVDLAALTLNRTWEVRFIEVMPFGEVADLAVAGVVRSEETMARIEAAFGPLEPLDLSGEDPARTYRIPGAAGTLGFISPVSDPFCSKCGRLRLTADGKLRLCLLRDDEEDLLTPLRRGVPYEELREIFRAAAYRRPFGHALAERMYPQRRVMIQIGG, from the coding sequence ATGCTGGATCAGTATGGACGGCCCATTCGGGATCTGAGGATTTCCCTCACGGATCGCTGCAACCTTCGCTGTGTCTACTGCATGCCGGAAGAGGGGATTTCGTTCCTGCCTCGGGAAGGCCTGATGCGGGTGGACGAGATCCTCACCCTCACCCGCATCGCCGCGGAGCTTGGGGTGGTGAAGGTCCGGCTCACGGGCGGGGAACCTACGGTGCGACCGGACCTCGTGGACATCGTGCGGGGAATCGCTCAGATCCCGGGCATCCGGGACATCGCCATGACCACGAACGGCGTGCGCCTCCGAACCCTGGCCGGGCCTCTTGCGCGGGCCGGGCTCCGGCGGGTGAACGTGAGTCTGGACACCCTCAACCCCGAGGTCTTCGCCCGCATCACCCGGGGAGGACGGTTGCAGGACGTGCTGGAGGGCTTACGGGCTGCGGAGGAAGCGGGGCTCGTGCCCATCAAGGTGAACGCGGTGGTGGTGCGGGGGTTCAACGACGAGGAAGTGGTGGACCTGGCGGCGCTGACCCTGAACCGGACGTGGGAGGTGCGGTTCATCGAGGTGATGCCCTTCGGGGAGGTGGCAGACCTGGCCGTGGCGGGCGTGGTGCGCAGCGAGGAAACCATGGCCCGCATCGAGGCCGCCTTCGGACCCCTGGAGCCCCTCGACCTCTCGGGAGAGGATCCGGCCCGCACCTACCGGATCCCCGGAGCGGCGGGGACCCTCGGGTTCATCAGCCCCGTGAGCGACCCCTTCTGCAGCAAGTGCGGCCGCCTACGCCTCACCGCGGACGGCAAGCTCCGGCTGTGCCTGCTGCGGGACGATGAGGAGGACCTGCTGACCCCGCTGCGGCGGGGCGTCCCCTACGAGGAGCTGCGGGAGATCTTCCGGGCTGCGGCCTACCGCCGCCCCTTCGGCCACGCCCTCGCGGAGCGCATGTATCCCCAGCGCCGGGTGATGATCCAGATCGGCGGGTAG
- the sigH gene encoding RNA polymerase sporulation sigma factor SigH, with amino-acid sequence MAVARKEATPSCYTEMLDEDLVEAAKRGDDRASEYLINKYRNFVRVKAKAYFLVGADREDIIQEGMIGLYKAIRDFRRDKLSSFRAFAELCITRQIITAIKTATRQKHIPLNSYISLNKPIYDEDSDRTLLDVISGMKVADPEELVINREASARMRDRIRRNLSELEHRVLTAYLEGKSYQEMAAELRRHVKSIDNALQRVKRKLEKNLEQDD; translated from the coding sequence GTGGCGGTTGCCCGAAAGGAAGCCACTCCTTCCTGCTATACGGAGATGCTCGATGAGGATCTGGTGGAGGCGGCGAAACGGGGGGATGATCGGGCTTCGGAATATCTGATCAACAAGTACCGGAACTTCGTCCGCGTGAAGGCTAAGGCCTACTTCCTGGTGGGGGCCGACCGGGAAGACATCATCCAGGAAGGAATGATCGGGCTCTACAAGGCCATCCGGGACTTCCGGCGCGACAAGCTGAGCTCCTTCCGGGCCTTCGCCGAGCTGTGCATCACCCGTCAGATCATCACCGCCATCAAGACCGCCACCCGGCAGAAGCACATTCCCCTCAACTCCTACATCTCCCTCAACAAGCCCATCTACGACGAGGACTCGGACCGCACGCTGCTGGACGTGATCAGCGGGATGAAGGTGGCGGATCCGGAGGAGCTGGTCATCAACCGGGAGGCCTCCGCCCGGATGCGGGACCGGATCCGGCGCAATCTCAGCGAGCTGGAGCACCGGGTCCTCACCGCGTACCTGGAGGGCAAGTCCTACCAGGAGATGGCCGCGGAGCTGCGGCGGCACGTGAAGTCCATCGACAACGCCCTCCAGCGCGTGAAGCGCAAGCTGGAAAAGAACCTGGAGCAGGACGACTAG